In a genomic window of Bacillota bacterium:
- the tgt gene encoding tRNA guanosine(34) transglycosylase Tgt, with protein MPVRFKIIKKCSTTSARLGTITTPHGHIETPAFLPVGTLGTVKTISPEELGEIGVQMILSNAYHLFLRPGAEIIARHGGLHRFMAWPNPILTDSGGFQVFSLGDFRKITNEGVTFRSHLDGSTHFMTPERATLLQNIFGADIIMAFDQCPPYPASHAEVEEAVRRTTHWAERCKSQHLRRDQSLFGIIQGGIYRDLRERSSHELLELEFPGYAIGGLSVGEPKELMYETLEHTIPPLPEDRPRYLMGVGSPDALLQGARLGIDIFDCVLPTRMARNGRVFVNDGYLNLRNAAYASDMQPIEPKCKCYACQNYSRSYLRHLICANEILGFRLTTYHNLYFLEKYMLGIRAAIKNDDWSRCNTLWEGRKV; from the coding sequence ATGCCGGTAAGATTCAAAATCATTAAGAAATGCTCAACTACTTCTGCCCGCCTGGGGACCATAACCACGCCCCACGGCCATATCGAAACGCCTGCCTTTCTTCCCGTGGGAACTCTGGGAACGGTAAAGACCATCTCGCCGGAAGAACTCGGGGAAATAGGTGTGCAGATGATACTGAGCAACGCCTATCATCTTTTTCTGCGCCCCGGGGCGGAAATAATTGCGCGCCACGGGGGATTGCACCGATTCATGGCATGGCCCAACCCGATCCTGACCGACAGCGGGGGGTTTCAGGTTTTCAGTCTGGGGGATTTTCGAAAAATCACCAATGAAGGGGTAACATTTCGTTCCCATCTGGATGGATCAACACATTTCATGACCCCGGAAAGAGCAACGCTCCTTCAGAATATCTTTGGAGCGGACATAATCATGGCTTTTGATCAGTGCCCCCCATATCCCGCCAGCCATGCAGAGGTGGAGGAAGCAGTGCGCAGGACCACACACTGGGCAGAACGTTGCAAATCGCAACACCTGCGCCGTGACCAATCACTCTTCGGCATCATTCAGGGGGGTATATACAGGGATCTCCGGGAACGAAGTAGCCATGAACTTCTGGAGTTGGAGTTTCCCGGATATGCTATCGGGGGGCTCAGTGTCGGCGAACCGAAGGAATTGATGTACGAAACATTGGAACATACGATCCCCCCGTTACCGGAGGATCGCCCTCGCTATCTGATGGGGGTAGGTTCACCCGATGCGCTTCTGCAGGGGGCCAGGCTTGGTATAGATATATTTGATTGCGTTCTGCCCACCAGGATGGCTCGCAACGGAAGGGTATTCGTGAACGATGGCTATCTGAACCTGAGAAACGCGGCATATGCATCGGATATGCAGCCGATTGAACCAAAATGCAAGTGCTATGCCTGTCAAAATTATTCCCGCTCGTATCTTCGCCATTTGATCTGTGCCAACGAGATTCTGGGATTCAGATTGACGACGTATCATAATCTTTATTTTTTGGAAAAATATATGCTAGGGATAAGA
- the queA gene encoding tRNA preQ1(34) S-adenosylmethionine ribosyltransferase-isomerase QueA, with amino-acid sequence MAQYDYLLPSELIAQEPLTDRDQSRLLVYRRKSGHIEHSTFQQLPAFLEEGDLLVLNNTRVIPARLIGKKPDTGGKVEIFLLNKHADGRWEALVKPGRRALPGSTVVFDGLEGVIEKILDSGHRLVYFKEEKQLENTLNLVGKVPLPPYIKKELKDPESYQTVYSEIEGSVAAPTAGFHFTRDLFEKLEYRGVSRVFLTLHIGAATFKPVKSDDIRDHEMHMEYYTIPSDAAREINRTGDRGGRVIAVGTSSCRAMESLVDEKGQLGEGKGQTDLFIYPGYSFQITDALLTNFHLPRSTLLMLVSAFMGRDEVMRLYQEAILKRYRFYSFGDAMLIL; translated from the coding sequence CTGGCTCAATATGACTACCTGCTGCCTTCGGAGCTGATAGCACAGGAACCGTTGACAGATCGCGATCAATCGCGACTACTGGTTTACAGGCGTAAAAGTGGTCATATTGAACATTCAACTTTTCAACAATTACCCGCCTTTCTGGAAGAAGGAGACCTTCTTGTTCTGAACAACACGAGGGTAATACCGGCACGCCTGATCGGCAAAAAACCGGATACCGGCGGTAAAGTTGAAATTTTTCTATTGAACAAACATGCAGATGGCAGATGGGAAGCGCTGGTCAAGCCTGGTCGGAGGGCACTTCCGGGAAGCACCGTTGTTTTTGACGGCCTGGAAGGGGTTATAGAAAAAATATTGGATAGCGGTCATCGCCTTGTATATTTCAAAGAGGAAAAACAGCTGGAAAACACGCTCAATCTTGTCGGGAAAGTGCCTCTGCCGCCATATATAAAAAAAGAGTTGAAGGATCCTGAAAGTTATCAGACCGTTTATTCCGAAATAGAAGGATCCGTAGCGGCGCCGACAGCCGGGTTCCATTTCACCAGGGATCTATTCGAAAAACTTGAATACCGGGGTGTTAGCCGGGTCTTCCTGACTTTACATATAGGTGCGGCCACATTCAAACCGGTTAAATCCGATGACATCAGGGATCATGAGATGCACATGGAATATTATACTATCCCTTCAGACGCTGCCAGGGAGATCAACCGGACCGGAGACAGGGGGGGCAGGGTTATTGCCGTAGGTACCTCTTCCTGCCGGGCCATGGAATCCCTTGTTGATGAGAAGGGGCAACTCGGGGAGGGAAAAGGACAAACGGATCTATTTATCTATCCGGGGTATTCATTTCAGATCACCGATGCCTTGCTGACCAATTTCCACCTGCCCCGTTCCACCCTGCTGATGCTGGTAAGTGCTTTCATGGGCAGGGACGAGGTTATGCGCCTTTATCAGGAGGCTATTCTGAAGAGGTATCGGTTTTATAGTTTCGGGGATGCAATGCTCATCTTGTGA